The DNA sequence TATATCACCTATGGAAGGTATTGGACCAGATGATATACGGATAAAGGAGCTTTTAATGCGTGTGCAGGATGAAGATATAAACGAAGTGATACTAGCTACTAACCCTGATGTGGAAGGGGAAGCAACTGCTGTATATATATCTAAACTTTTAAAACCGCTAGGCATAAAAACTACTCGTATTGCCCATGGTATACCTGTAGGTGGAGATCTGGAGTATGCAGATGAAGTGACTTTGTCCAAAGCTTTGGAGGGCAGGCGGGAGATGTGATGTGGATTACATATTTGTCTACATCAAATAAACTTCTTTCATTTTTTAAAATGTCTGAAGTGAAGCAAATAAAGTAGTGTTAGAAAACCATAGGGAAAAGGTATAAGGAATGCCTTGGAACTATGGTTTTTTTATTAGATTTTTTATTAGAAGAAAGAAGAGATGGCTTGGTTAAACCCATAAAAACCAATGGATGGAGAGATTGATTAGAAAAGAAAATGGACATGAGAAATGGATAAAAACCACTCATTCATCTTCATTCCAAAACATCATTTTATAAGTACTTTATTTTCGGTTTTTGAGGTAAAAATCAGGAAATGTAAGGACTTTAGAAGGGCAGGTTTAAGGGGAAAGGGGAAAAGAGGGAAAAATGGGAAAAATCAACAAGCCAGTGTTTATGGGTGTTTGAGGGGAATCTATGTGAGGACTTTGTTTGAAAAGGGAGGTTTGATTGTTTTAAGTGCACATAGATAGGATTAAGGATTTAGGGAAAAGGGGGACAGGAAATAATATTGCTGATATAGGTGTTTAATTAGTTGTTCTAATAGTAAAATAAAGTTGTAGTTTTATTACAAACAAGGAATAAGGAAGGTGTGGTGAATAAAGGGTTTAGGGGAGTTTTAAGAGTCAAGGGAAAAGGGGGTTATAGGGAAATTATGATAGGACTTTATTTAAATTATGTAAGAACTAGGGCCTTTTTTTCTGTTTCTACAAATATTGGGAAAACGATAAGAATCAGAAAACTCTGATTTTATCTAATAAAGTGCTTTCAAAAATAAAATAATGTTTTATTAAAATGGTTCTGTATTTGGCTTTTGATGATAAGACTAGGCGTTAAATTGTGAAAATTAGATTTAATGTAGGAAGAGATAAGGTAATTGGGGATATATGTAAGAAAAAGTAAGAACATTATTTAAACCTTAATAGGACATTGGATTATTCTTCTATTTCTAAAATTTAAACGAATGGATTTAGGAAATAGAAAAACAAAGTTTTAGGTGATAAAGTAGTGTCAATAGTAAAATAAAGTAGTGGTGTTGATAGGGATAGAAATTAGGGGAAGCAAGGATTATGTAAGGGTTAAGGGGATTTTATAGAAACAGGTATATGGGTAATGAAGTAAATTTTTGAAAGAACAATATTTAATTTATGGTAGAACTTGAGCGATTTTTTCTGTTTCTAAAAACTCTGAACGATGATTCTAGAAAAAGAAAAACAAATTTTAGATGGTAAAGTAATATCAATAATAAAATAATGTAATGGAATAAAGGCCTAAAGTAAGAAAAGACAAGACTGTTTATAAGGAATTGTGATTACAGCCTTTTCGTTTTCAATATCATAATTGAATAGAGATATTAAAAGTGATATAATCAGTGCGTAAGGAGGAGTAAAATATGTGTACATGTATTGCAGTAGTAGATACTACTTTATCTCGCTTATAATGAAAGGAATTGAAGGAGGTAAAGGTATGGGTATATTTGCCATATTTGTAATTGAGAGATTTCATTATCAACCAAACCAAAAATAATTGGTTATAGTGAACTCTTAAAATTAGTTCATTATAGTCGGCAAGGAGTAGGTTATAATGAAGCAAAAAAATCCAAAACATTCACAAAATTTTATTACATCTAAAAAGCATGTAAAAGAAATATTAAAATATACGAATATCACTAAACTAGATAATATAATAGAAATTGGGTCAGGAAAAGGACATTTTACTAAGGAACTTGTGAGAATAAGTCAATGGGTTAATGCTATAGAGATTGATGAAGGCTTATGTCATGCTACTGAAAAAGCAGTTGAGCCTTTTCGGAATATAAGAGTTATTCATGAAGACATATTGAAATTTAATTTTCCTAAAAGTACAGATTATAAAATATTTGGTAATATTCCTTATAATATTAGTACAGATATTGTAAAAAAAATCACTTTTGATAGCCAATCGAAATACAACTATCTTATTGTAGAGAGAGGCTTTGCTAAAAGGTTACAAAATACCCAACGGGCTTTAGGTTTGTTATTGATGGTAGAAATGGACATAAAAATTCTTAAAAAAGTTCCCCGAACATATTTTCATCCCAAGCCTAATGTAGACTCTGTACTGATTTTACTTGAAAGGCATAAACCATTAATTTTAAAGAAGGATATTAAAAAATATCATTTTTTTGTTTATAGATGGGTGAATAAGGAATATCATGTTCTTTTTACTAAGAACCAATTAAGACAGGCATTAAAGCATGCTAGGGTTTCTAATCCTGACAAAATATCTGACAAACAATTTTTATCAATTTTTAACAGTTATAAATTGTTTCAATAAATTTAATAAAAGTAAGCGTTCTTGAGATTTAGAGAACGCTTATTTTTATAAGTTTTATAAATTAACGCTATTATTACTTTTAATTATTTAAACATAACTATTATTTAACTTTTCGTATATCTGTATATAACTACGTCTCAGTAGATTAAAACGAAACAATATCCCTTGAAGATATGAGGTTAGATAAAAGATATATTTGAATTTTAGTATATGACACACTATAAATACTTTAGTGAGGAGCGATATTTATGAAAAGAGAATATTTAATAGAAGCATGTAGTGGAAAAGCAATTGAGGTAAATAAAAATGAAAAAATTACAATTATAGATATAGATGGAACACAAGTGGTTGATTTCTTTGCTGAATCTAAAAATACTCCTTTGGAATTTCTATCCACTGGAGTAACAATTGATTGTAATGAATCTTTAAAGTTAAAGGTAGGAGATACGATTTTTACTAATCTTTATAATCCCATGTTTAAATTGTTATTGGATGATGTAGGGGAACATGATTTGATTCACCCTTGTTGTAGACCAGAGATGTATGACTTTTTCTATCAAAATGGACAGGGCCATCGTAATTGCCTTGAAAATATAAATGGTTGCCTAAATGAACAACGACCAATCATTCATCCTGTTAATTTATTTATGTATACAAAAATAAATTCTGACGGAAGTATATCCGTTGAAAAGCCTATTTCAAGGCCTGGGGACAAAGTGGTTTTAAAAGCAGAAATGGATGTTCTTCTTGGAGTTGCTGCATGCAGTGTATCTGAAAGTAAGTGTAATGGTGGCAAGTGTTCTCCAATAAAAATTATAATTGAAGAATAACACTAAAATAGTTGTATTATTATCTATAGATAAAGGAGGAATCTATTGGAGAAATATGAAAGGTTATCTCTCTGTGGCTTATATTGTGGAGGTTGCAAGAACTACAAAGAGAATTTTAATTGCATGGGATGTAGAAATGAAAAGGAACTGGTTCATGATTGTCCTACCCGTCCATGCTGTATTAATAAAGGGCTACTTCATTGTGGGGAATGTACTGATTTCCCATGTAATGTGCTAAATGACTTCTATAACGATGGTTTACGACACCATGAATTGGCTTACAAAAATATGATAATGATTAAAGAGATAGGATTAGAGAAATGGCTTTTGGAGCAAGAAGAGTATACTTGCAAATGTGGAAGAAAAAAAGTATGGTTTGCAACAAAATGTACTGATGAAAATTGCCATACTGAAAGTTAACTTATTTTTTCACAATATATAGCAAATAATTATTGACAAGTTTATAAAAAATAGTATCTCAGTTGAAGGGTAAAAATATTGACGCAATTATGTTGAATACTGTTAAAAAATTCCCTGCATATACTTTTATTTAAAGAATGAATTTACTGAAATAGAATCCTCGCAACTATGAGTTTTGAAAAATAGATTAGGTGGCAAATAGTTATATGAAAATAAAAGAAATATATGATAAGAAAGTAAAAATAGAAATCTCTACAAGTATATTAGAATCTCTTCCTGAATGGTTTGGAATACCAGAATCCACACAGGAATACATAGATAATAGCAGTAACTTGCCGTTTTTCGTGGCATGTCATAAATCAAAAGCATTAGGCTTCATTTCTATTAAAGAAAACAACCAATATACTGTTGAGATTTATGTTATGGGGGTTCTTCCAGATTACCATAAACAAGGAATTGGGCGAGCCTTATTTAACATGGCTTTAAGGTGGGCTAAAAAACGAGGATATGAATTTATGCAAGTAAAGACCCTTGATGAATCACATCCTGACACTTATTATGCGGGAACAAGAAGATTTTATACCTCGGTCGGTTTTAAACCATTGGAGTGCCTTCCAGAGTTATGGGGAGAAGATAACCCTTGTTTGATAATGATTCAGCATATTGGTTATAAAAAATAGTATGATATAGTTTTTAAGCAAGTTAAAGTTCAACTAATTTATAAAAAGAACAGGAGAGCGTGAAATTTGTTAGATAATAAGGGATTTGATATGTGGGCAGATGGATATGATAGGAGCGTAAATCTTAGTGAAGAGGATAATGAGTATCCATTTGCAGGTTATAAAGATGTATTAAATTATATTTACAATCAGGTAAGAGACGAAAATAGTGCAAATGTTTTAGACATTGGATTTGGAACTGGGGTATTAACTACAAGGTTATATGATGCTGGTTACGCTATTACAGGTATCGACTTTTCAAGGAATATGATAGATATTGCCAGGGAGAAAATGCCTAATGCAACATTAATAGACTGGGACTTTTCCAAAGGGCTGCCTAATGAGATTGTAGATAGACGTTTTGACTATATCATTAGTACATATGCGATTCATCACTTAACGGAAAAAGAAAAGGAAGGTTTTATAAAATTACTTATAAATCTATTAAATGAAAAAGGAAAAATATTAATTGGAGATGTCTCTTTTGAAACAAGAAATGAATTGGAGACATGTAAAGAAAAATTTGATGAGTTATGGGATTATGATGAGATTTATTTTGTGGCTGATGAAATTATAAAAGATTTTGATGATAGATATTCCTGTGTATTTACTAAAATATCTCATTGTGCAGGGGTATTAACAATAAGTAATCAAAGTGATGGAGGAAGTTATGAGAATTCATAAGGATAACATTATAATTAGAAGTGCTACTAGCGATGATGCAATTCATTTAAATAAGTGGTGGAATGATGGTAAGGTTATGGAACATGCAGGCTTCCCAAATGGTATCGGTGAGTCTTTAGATGACACAGTTGCTAATATTAAGAGTTGGGAAGGTAAGTTAAGTCAGTTATGTATTATAGAAATTGATGGCAAACCTGTAGGTGAATTAAATTATAAAATTAAAGATGATAACGCGGTATATCCTGGATGGAAGATATGTGATTTAAATTATCAAGATAAAGGATATGGACCTAAAATGATTAAGATGTTATTTGAATTTATTTTTACAGATTCAAACATTAATTCTAAATTCCCAATAGATAGAATTGTATGGGATACTATGCTCGAAAATAAAAGAGCACAACACGTTTATGAAACTAAAATAGGTGCTAAGAAAATTGGTATACAAGAAAACGCGTGGAAAGACCAATTGGGAAATTGGCGAAGTACTGTTGACTATGAGATTACAAGACAGGATTTCTTTAAATTACAAAATGATAATAACTAAATAACCTTATATAGTGAGTTAACGATGATATTAAAAGTGTGTCGTGTTTGTATATAAATGTGACGTATGAATTGCCAGTTATCTATAGACATGTCAAAAGAAAGGAGGGAAACGAAGAAATGAAAATTAACAAGAACGCGAAGGTTGGAATAATGATAGAAATTGTTGCACTAGTCATAATGATACTTCTTGCACTGTTTAATAAAACTATTCCATCTGTATTAAGTTGGATTTTCGTAGTGGGTCTAGTGATTGCATTGTTTGGAGCATTAGTCGACTTATCAAAAAGAAGAAATAAATTCTAATAAGTATAGTTGTTACGCATTCTTCATAAATTGCGAAGAAAACAAAAGATTGATGGGATAAATTTATTTATCAAATATTAATATGGATGGAGTAAATTTATAATGAGAAAAATAGTCATAGGAATTTTATTTTTAATAACAATTATGTTGCTTGTTGCTTGTAATAACAATAATGAAGATGTAATGATAATTAGAGAAAGAGAGTTTTCAGAAGAAACGAAAAAAGTATTAAGTATGTTCGAAGACGAGATAGTGTTTTTTGATTATAAAGTTGACGAATCAATTAAGTCTATGTCAATAGATATTTGGACTTATGTTAATGGAGAATGGATAAAGGAAGGTGCAGTATTCGGAAATATTGAATCAAATAATGAACAGATTGCTATAAGAATAAACGACCTTTCTTATGATATATTTTTAATTAATGAAAATGGTCATACAAAGTCAAGTTACCCTAGTATAGTAGACTTTAATAATTCAAAAATGATGTCAAACTCTAGGCTTGATAATCCCACAGAGATTGAAGCAAATAGAGAAATCCCTTTATGGGTTAGATTGGGAACAAATAAAAATTCAATGACTTCTATTGCCTTAGGTGATTTTAGGGAATCCGATTGTGATACTGGATTAGCAGTAACAATAACCTTTTCCGATAAAGAAGTTGAATAAGGGACTTTTGATATCTGGGGTGGAGGAAGAACAAAAAGTTCTTGGATAAATGAACAATAGTTTCAATTCTGAATTTTATTTCTTACATAAAAAAAGGAGCAAATATGAGTAATAGTTTAAAAATCATTATAGACTTTGTAGCATTAGGCGTATTATATGGTGCTTACTTTTTTAATAAGTGGAGGTCAAAAGGTAAAGGTCATTTAGTTGTTAATACCCTTATGTATATCTACATATCACTTGTCTTATATTTAACCTTAATGCCAATTATTTGCTCTCTACCATTTATTTTTAATCATCCCTATGCTCCGATGTGTATAATACCTTTTGATGATTATTTTTCGGGAAGAGGAGATGCTCTTAGACAGATTATACTTAATATTATTATGATGATGCCTTTTGGGTTTTTACTGCCTATAGTAAAGAAGCAAAACTTATTATCGACTGTATTTTGGACATTTTTGTTTAGTTTAGGGATTGAAGTGACTCAACCTCTTATTAACGGTTTTCGCTCAGCAGACATAACAGATTTAATTACAAATACTTTGGGAGGTCTGTTGGGTTATTTGATATATTTAGTATTTAAACCACTAGTTAACAAGATATTGACTTACTTAAGGTAACATAAGAGATTCTTTTTTCTATTTGCAACTTAAAACATTATAAACATAAAATCATCGATAAACAGAAACGCAGGCTTTTATTTGTCTCACATCACTTATAAAATACGAATTAATTAATATATCACAAGTTAAAAATTGACTTATATACGTAGAGGATTGGGTTCGTGAAAAAACATCTAAATATGCAAACAAAGGATGGGCTATTGGACTTATAGGATAAAAATCCTAAAAGTCTTCAAAGTATAAAGTTGCTTGAAGGAGTTTGTCTTTCCCTCTAATTCAGGAAGTAAAGATTGAATGTAAGATGAAATACATCTTTTGGGAGATATGAGTTATCTAGTGGAGGAATATTAATGTTTAAATCAATACGCTTGGAAAGAACAATGTGTTATGGAACTTGTCCTGTTTATAGTGTACAGGTAGATAAGTACGGAAATGTAAACTACTATGGTGAAGCATTTGTTTACAAAGCAGGAGAGCATCAATGGAGGATATCAAAGAAAAAATTAGAACAATTAAATAATCTGATTGTAGACTTTGAATTTAAGTCATTTGAATATGAACCAGGAAAGGAAGTTATTACTGACCAGCCTTCTTGTATAACAACAGTAAAGTATCCCGATGGAGAAATTAAAGAAATTGACCATTACTACGGACATATTATGATTGATGATAGTCTAACAGCATTTGAAAAGAAGATAGAAAGAAAAATTGGTACTAAAAAAATGTAAATCCTAAATTATACATATATCAGATTGAAGAGAAGATTGAGGGACCATCAATTACTTATATAGTCATCTCTGCTTCAGAAAAAGAAGCCATCGATTTAGTAGAAAAGGATTGTACTAAAGAAGAATCACCTGGAGGGAGTGTACAGAAGATTGGTATTGCTACAGATGATTATTATGGACCAGTAATCATTATGAAAAGTTCTTAGTAGTTATAAAATACCAAGATATTAAATATCTAATGTAAGACTAAAAGCCCACTAAAATTTATGGGCTTTTATTAGTATATAGTTGCTTTCCATGCAAAGATAGCAAAGAAAAGATGAAGGAAAGCACCAAAAACAATATGTTCTTTAAAAAAAGGTCTTGTAGACGGGGTGGCCAAAATACAAACTAAATAAACAAGGTATAGGATTATCCAAGTTACAATGTATACTTTTATAAATTTTCTTTTACTAGAAAGTGACCTTTTCTCTTTCCATCGAGAATTATCAAACAGGATAATATATAGAGCAAGACTAAATAAAATTGCCAGCATGTAATAGTTTACCATGAAATTCCTCCATACTTTTAATGTCATATTATTAAAAGTAATTATGTAGGATTTCAAGTAAAATAATTCTAATCAAGGCTATAATCTGAATGAGATTTTAGTCTGTTTATATATCCATATAGCATTTTGATTATCTCAACTACTTTTTTGTCTAGATTATCATATTGCTCCTGCGAAATATAATTGTTTTGTAATGCAGTGATTAGGTGGGACCTTACCTCTCCAGCACTTCCGAGTGCAATACTCGCATAATTGATTTCTTTTCTAATGAATAATTGTGTGTTTCCTTCTGCAATATTTGCTGGGATAGCCCTTACTGCACGTATTAACTGGTCTACGAGCCTATATTGCTCATATGATGGAAAATTCTTAACTGACTTTCCTATCTCTTGCTCAAGTGAATTTGCTTTCTGCCATACTTTTAGTGTTCTAAAATCTTTTATAATTAAATTTCCGCTCATAAAATTCATCCTTTCCAATTAGTTTGACACATTATATGGACAGATAAATGGATATTCAAGTTTTGATAGGACTATTTTTTATAAAGGTATTACAATTAATAGGCAAAAAGGTTAAGGGGGTATGCTGAAGGCCTATATGTATTTGCTCCTTAATTCATCAGACCTTTCCCATATACCCTACATTAATTTTGTCGCTTAAAAATTTATATAGATACTGTTGCTTCAATGGATTAGAGGAATCTACTAAATACATATATATTATGAGATAAAGATGTGAAAAGAAAAAACAGATTAACTTGACACAAGATAATATGATTAAGTATAAAACACATGTACTCGATATATAGGTATTAATCATGATTGAAAGCCTCCTAAAAATAATGAACACAAATATGCTTACCAATTGCGGTAAGCATATTTTGTTTAAAAAGACTTGAAATTATAAAATATGATTGTTTAAAAGAACTATGTAGAACTTAAATTTTGTCAGGGAATGGAGGAATTGCTATGAATAATAGGATTTTAATAGGCTTAGATAATGGCAATAAGTGTACTAAAACAAGTGAAGGGTATATCAGTGAAACTGGCTTCACGAAGTCAAATGATGAACCAATTTCAGCCAGCAATTTGTTAGTATATGAAGGAAGATTTTATAGTGTAGGAAGTAGTAGATTAAATGTTCAAATGGATAAGACGGTAAATCAGGATGCTTTTATTCTATCATTACCTGCTATAGCAAATGCGATTGATAAAGTAGGGGTAGAAGGTAAGGCGGATGTAATTTTAGGAATAGGACTTCCAATCGTCAACTATGGGACGTTAAAGAAAAAATTTCGTGAGTATTTTATAAGGCAAGATGTCAGATTTACCTATAATAAAAAAGATTATCATATTAATATTGTAGATAGTAGAGTATACCCTCAAGGATATGCTTCGTTAATAACAGTGTTCAACAGTTATAAAGGTGTATTGTGCAATGTGATTGATATCGGTGGCTTCACGGTAGATATCTTTAAAGTGGAAAATGGTATCATTAATACAGCATCATGTTTCTCACTGCCTGATGGAATAATAACGCTAATTGCTAAGATACAACAGGAACTTTTAAAATTAAATATAAGACTAACAGAATCTCAAATACAGGATATGGTAATAGGAAGAGAACCAGTTATTTTTGATGCAGATGTTAAGAAGATAATTGAAAATATGACAAAGGAATATGTGGAAAATATATTATCAAAGATTGAAGAGTACGGTTTCGAATTTCGCAATCCTAGCATCTTTACAGGTGGAGGAAGTATGATGCTTCAAAATTATATTCAAAAGGCTAATAAAGTAAAGTACGCAGATTTTCTGGACCAATTTGCAAATGCCAGAGGATATAAAATCTTATTGCAACAGGAACTAAGTAGGTGGTAATTATGGCTACTAAGCGAATAAACCTTTCGTTTTTAATGGATAGAGAAGAAGATATTAAGGTATATAATATACTCTCTGAGCAAAAATACAAGACAGATTATGTTATTCGTGCAGTTTTAAGGTTTCAGGAAAAAGGAGAATCTATAACAAAGGAAGAAATAAAAGAGGCTATAAAGGAAGCATTACTAGAATATGGTGGAATGCCTAAAGTGAATAATGATACTGAGGATTTAGAAAGGTCAGAGAATCAATTACCTGATAGTATATTCGACATGTTTAATAATCTATAGTTGAAAGAGCAGAGAGTTTATTACTCCCTGCTTTTTAAATTATATAGAAGTAGCCTTAACCTTTTTACCTCACCCCTTTGTCCTATTAGAGTTCTATGTGGAACTATATTAAAAATCAAGGTACCAAAAGGAACCTTATCTCTTATTGTTATAAAAATCAAAGTAATGCTTGTGTCCTTTAACATTGGCCCGATATACTATTATGAAAGTATAGGATTTAAATACTGAAGGAGGCATTAAAATGAGTGGAACCGATAATAATAAAGAAATTAAAAAGGGAGTAGAAGCAAAGGTTGGTTCAATATCTTTTCTAGACCTTTTAATGGATAATGAGTTTAATATTAAGGGTAAAGTGATAAGCCAGAAGGAAAAGGAATATATTAATAGAATTGTTGAAGAAATATATAAAATGAACTGGAAACAGGAAGACGCTAGAATTAAAATGATGTTTGATTTATCTTTGCTGATAGATGAAATTAAAAGGATTCAGAGTTTATAATTCCATAGTCACTTTAAACTAACTGTCTGCATTATATTGTAGACAGTTTTCTATATAAAATCGATTTTAGAAATGCTTTCCTTATATAGAAAGATAATAAGAATGAATTATTAGAATCATGTCTTTTTACGCTAGAAGCAAAGCAAATGGGTAGGTTTTATTTGCTTTGGGTAGGAAAAATGGGTTAGAAATGGTTTTGAATAATAGGGATTGAAAAAGTGATTCTAAAATGATAGAACAGGGGATAGGGCTATGGACTTAAGGATTAGGGGGAGATAGGAACCTTGTGGTAAGAAAATAGGAATTATAAAATATAGTATAATGTAAATAATTACTACACCAATTGCTCTTATCCATTATCTTATTATTCATCTATATTAAAAAACCTTTCAGAAATTAACTGAAAGGCTCTTAATACGTTAGTCCATGTTAGTCGCTTAAGTTTTGGTCGAGATATTCTATCATCTCATTTATGTTTGGGTAAGTTTCATTGAATTGTTCTGGCTTCAGTTCTGGAAATTCTTTTGAGAGTTTCAATAGTAATGCCTTTAATTCTTTTAACAAATCCTTATCGCTGTCATAACGAAACTTGTATACGGTAACAAGAATATCAAAATAATAATCGAGATTTTGATATGTTATAGAGTCTTTACCAAAGCATTTTCTATTACATTTAATAAGTGGTTAATTTCCATTTTTAAATGCTTACTCATAATAACACCTCCAATTGCTTCAAATATCAAATTTGTCTGTATAATTGTAGAAATATTTTTTTAGTACAATATAAAGGTAGTCTTCATCAAGTTCATATTTATCTGCATTTTGTATCCATGCAGGATTTGTAGATATGCTTAGTAAACATTTGGTAAGGTAAAAGATAATAATCTCATCTTCAGATAAATCTTGTTTCTCCATCTTTTCATTAAGACATTTTATTGCGTATCTTGTTATTGTAGCAATAGTTTTTTCGAGTTTTTGGGAATACACTGTGTAATTTAAAGTTTCTTCTAAAGAAATTTCATTAAATTTAGGAATATTAATTGTTAACATACAAATCACCTCCATCAATTGATGTGTGCATATTAGTGGAAGAAGATTTTGTAAATCAAGTCAAATTTCAAAAAGAGAATAAAATAATTAGTTAGTATTCATTTTGCTGAAGATAGTCGATAATCTTGTCAGAGGCTCTTTTTTTAATTTGGCGAGAGTTAGCAGAGGTGATTTTTAATATATCAGCAATTTCTGTATGCGAATATCCTTCTGTAAACAGTTTTAATACTTGCTGTTCTTTATCCGTTAATATCAGATTAATAGTAGATAAAACATTATCTAACTTATCATCATCAATAAGAGTAAACATATTATGCTTATATTGAAATTTGTCAAAGTAATTAGTTAAATCATCTGAATTATATCTATGCCTAAT is a window from the Xylanivirga thermophila genome containing:
- a CDS encoding erythromycin resistance leader peptide: MYCSSRYYFISLIMKGIEGGKGMGIFAIFVIERFHYQPNQK
- the erm(A) gene encoding 23S rRNA (adenine(2058)-N(6))-methyltransferase Erm(A); this encodes MKQKNPKHSQNFITSKKHVKEILKYTNITKLDNIIEIGSGKGHFTKELVRISQWVNAIEIDEGLCHATEKAVEPFRNIRVIHEDILKFNFPKSTDYKIFGNIPYNISTDIVKKITFDSQSKYNYLIVERGFAKRLQNTQRALGLLLMVEMDIKILKKVPRTYFHPKPNVDSVLILLERHKPLILKKDIKKYHFFVYRWVNKEYHVLFTKNQLRQALKHARVSNPDKISDKQFLSIFNSYKLFQ
- a CDS encoding DUF1989 domain-containing protein, coding for MKREYLIEACSGKAIEVNKNEKITIIDIDGTQVVDFFAESKNTPLEFLSTGVTIDCNESLKLKVGDTIFTNLYNPMFKLLLDDVGEHDLIHPCCRPEMYDFFYQNGQGHRNCLENINGCLNEQRPIIHPVNLFMYTKINSDGSISVEKPISRPGDKVVLKAEMDVLLGVAACSVSESKCNGGKCSPIKIIIEE
- a CDS encoding DUF3795 domain-containing protein, giving the protein MEKYERLSLCGLYCGGCKNYKENFNCMGCRNEKELVHDCPTRPCCINKGLLHCGECTDFPCNVLNDFYNDGLRHHELAYKNMIMIKEIGLEKWLLEQEEYTCKCGRKKVWFATKCTDENCHTES
- a CDS encoding GNAT family N-acetyltransferase, encoding MKIKEIYDKKVKIEISTSILESLPEWFGIPESTQEYIDNSSNLPFFVACHKSKALGFISIKENNQYTVEIYVMGVLPDYHKQGIGRALFNMALRWAKKRGYEFMQVKTLDESHPDTYYAGTRRFYTSVGFKPLECLPELWGEDNPCLIMIQHIGYKK
- a CDS encoding class I SAM-dependent methyltransferase; the encoded protein is MLDNKGFDMWADGYDRSVNLSEEDNEYPFAGYKDVLNYIYNQVRDENSANVLDIGFGTGVLTTRLYDAGYAITGIDFSRNMIDIAREKMPNATLIDWDFSKGLPNEIVDRRFDYIISTYAIHHLTEKEKEGFIKLLINLLNEKGKILIGDVSFETRNELETCKEKFDELWDYDEIYFVADEIIKDFDDRYSCVFTKISHCAGVLTISNQSDGGSYENS
- a CDS encoding GNAT family N-acetyltransferase, which encodes MRIHKDNIIIRSATSDDAIHLNKWWNDGKVMEHAGFPNGIGESLDDTVANIKSWEGKLSQLCIIEIDGKPVGELNYKIKDDNAVYPGWKICDLNYQDKGYGPKMIKMLFEFIFTDSNINSKFPIDRIVWDTMLENKRAQHVYETKIGAKKIGIQENAWKDQLGNWRSTVDYEITRQDFFKLQNDNN
- a CDS encoding VanZ family protein: MSNSLKIIIDFVALGVLYGAYFFNKWRSKGKGHLVVNTLMYIYISLVLYLTLMPIICSLPFIFNHPYAPMCIIPFDDYFSGRGDALRQIILNIIMMMPFGFLLPIVKKQNLLSTVFWTFLFSLGIEVTQPLINGFRSADITDLITNTLGGLLGYLIYLVFKPLVNKILTYLR
- a CDS encoding DUF6438 domain-containing protein, producing the protein MFKSIRLERTMCYGTCPVYSVQVDKYGNVNYYGEAFVYKAGEHQWRISKKKLEQLNNLIVDFEFKSFEYEPGKEVITDQPSCITTVKYPDGEIKEIDHYYGHIMIDDSLTAFEKKIERKIGTKKM
- a CDS encoding four helix bundle protein, whose protein sequence is MSGNLIIKDFRTLKVWQKANSLEQEIGKSVKNFPSYEQYRLVDQLIRAVRAIPANIAEGNTQLFIRKEINYASIALGSAGEVRSHLITALQNNYISQEQYDNLDKKVVEIIKMLYGYINRLKSHSDYSLD
- a CDS encoding ParM/StbA family protein, whose translation is MNNRILIGLDNGNKCTKTSEGYISETGFTKSNDEPISASNLLVYEGRFYSVGSSRLNVQMDKTVNQDAFILSLPAIANAIDKVGVEGKADVILGIGLPIVNYGTLKKKFREYFIRQDVRFTYNKKDYHINIVDSRVYPQGYASLITVFNSYKGVLCNVIDIGGFTVDIFKVENGIINTASCFSLPDGIITLIAKIQQELLKLNIRLTESQIQDMVIGREPVIFDADVKKIIENMTKEYVENILSKIEEYGFEFRNPSIFTGGGSMMLQNYIQKANKVKYADFLDQFANARGYKILLQQELSRW